The sequence TGAGTCCGTAGAACCGGAAGGGACTTTTTGTGTAGGCTTGAAATCATCATGTGTGTCTGAATCACTCGGCACTGTAGATGAGTATCTCATCACCCCATTTTGGTAAGCTGATGCAGATGCCTACAAACATAAACCACatgatcttcttctctattcAAAACCAATTCTAATTCACTGAATTCCAAAGACAAAACCTCAAAAAATTCCTAATTCTAGTCTAATCCGATGAAGGATCTGAGCTCgaatgctatatatataaagaaaaaaatccaaccTTTAAGTGAATTaagataagaaaagagagaacttGATTGACAtgtatcaattaaataaaaggGTTATGAGAGAAATCAAACCAATCTGCTCGAACGAACAGCCTGGAGGCTAGCGAATCCTTTCATAAGTCTGCTCGATAAAGAAGCTGCCATctctctgattctgaatcacGTAGATTTTAATTCAACCGACTCAAAAACTGTTCCACGATGTTTTTAGGAAGACTATTATATAGtatcaagaacagagaaagagaagacgaTGTGTTGATTTCTTCACCAGAAAACTAACTAAATGACTCACCAGCAAAAAATACTGTAAATTCGTAGCTACGAGGAGGAccgcttctcttctcttccgcGAGTGAACGTCGGCGACCACCACAATAACGACGTCGTGTCATATAACTCATCATAACCCTAAGCCTAAGGTGTTTATTAATTGTATACGATGtcgtttttggtttgttgatttttttttggttcgtttattttttttgtttcttcggtTTAGATAAATTACTATTCAATTCTTTTCGTTTGGTTTATCTcatttttggtaaaagaaagTCAGTATTTAGACaataaattgaatttaaaaacgtttttagattttcaaatttattattatcttaaagAATAAATTGAAAACTTGATTAATTTTAATCGGTTTGATTAAAAATGCTAGATCGGTtacaaacactatatatatatcgctTGAATACCATTATACCAAGTGGACCGGGATGTGTATTAATTGCTGTTTGTTTATTActtcaacaaaaattaatacAGGACACAGAAGTTGATGTAGACGGGATCAAATCTAAACTTATTATTTGGCTGGAAATTAGTAGTCTCCAGGATCACCGTCACAACAAGAAGCACAACGgaatcacaaacacaaagacGAAAcggaaattacaaaaaaaaaaacacaacacagAATCAAAAGACCAACAAACTTTGAAAAGACATTTTCAAATTCTTCTCTCTAGCTCACTTCCTCTGGTAAGTCTGATGAGTCGGATCAGTGGTCCGAGTAGTAGCAGTAGTGGTCGTAGTACTTCCTGGGAAATGCTCtctgtcttcttcctctgtagcCATCCCAAAGGTATGCTTCACCGCATCAGCTGCACCCATCGCCATTTGCTTCACTTGCTCACCGGTCTGGCTCAAGAACCCACCGGTCTTGTCTCTACCAGCTTCAGCCGTCTCTTTTGTGTACTGAGCCGCACCTTGAGCGGTCTCCTTTGTGTACTGAGCAGCGTCTTGACCCTTGTTCTTTATGGCTTCGCCTGTCTCCGACATGTAGCTCCCGGTCTTGTCCTTAGCCTCGCGAGCTTTGTCGCCGGCTTGAGAAGTCTTTTCTTTTGCTGCTTGAGTCGTCTCATGGGCCTTCTGTTGGGCAGTCTGAGCAGTTTGAGATGTCTTATCTTTCGCTGCCTGGGCCGTCTCATGAGCCTTCTGTTGGGCCGTTTGTGCGGTTTGAGAAGTCTTATCTTTTGCAGATTGAGCAGTCGCTTGAGTCTTGTCCCTACCTTCCTCAGCCTTGTCCCTCATTGTTCCCATAGCTTGTCCAGTCTTCTCCTGTTATTACACAAAACATATAATCTTACAACTGGTGAAAATATAATGTGTTTTTAACATAATTACATACATGTATGTATTGTTATTACCTGGGCCTTGCCTCTGGTTTCACCAGCTCTGTAGCTCTGTTGGTTGGACGCCATTTTGCTTAAGATATGAAAACGACACTAGATAGGTTcttaaagcttttttttgttctttttgtgaAATTGTTTGCTGTTGTAGTAGAAACTGCGTGAATTGTCTCTCCCAACCATCGGGACATTTGTAGTGTGTCTTGGTCGGCGGGAGAAGAAGACACGTATTTAGAAGTGACACGTGTGTAGCTGCGTGGTGCGTTGGAAATTAAAACAGAATTTAAAAACACAGGAGTCTGGGGGTGTTGTGCTTTACGTTGCGAGTTAGTAGTATGCGGTTTCTCGGTCTTGTACGTGTTGGCCTCTGTGGTTGCGACACCTCATGGTTACGAGGAAGATGCGTACTACGTGGCGATGCCTCACGTAATGACGTATCGTCGTCGCATGTGATATGGctattttttacaatttgtttattgttttgatcGTTCGTTACATGAAAATTACTCGTCGGTCGTTATATGTTCCGTGACGTATCCAACTATCACTTAGATTAGTACGATTAAAAtactctttatatttttttcatttaaaaggGTCAAACTTAATCTCACATAAACCGAGCAACTAGCTTGCCTGCTCATCTCACATAACTAATTAGTGTGACAATTACCCAAGGAATATTCGTCACTTGGGAATCAAATTGAAAATAGCCAGGATTATGCAGTTGGATTATGTGAATACTATCTATCATTTTCGTTGGATTATTTAAACGTAAGGAGTAAGGACAAACatagaaacacacacacataaacgAGTGTNGTCCCTCATTGTTCCCATAGCTTGTCCAGTCTTCTCCTGTTATTACACAAAACATATAATCTTACAACTGGTGAAAATATAATGTGTTTTTAACATAATTACATACATGTATGTATTGTTATTACCTGGGCCTTGCCTCTGGTTTCACCAGCTCTGTAGCTCTGTTGGTTGGACGCCATTTTGCTTAAGATATGAAAACGACACTAGATAGGTTcttaaagcttttttttgttctttttgtgaAATTGTTTGCTGTTGTAGTAGAAACTGCGTGAATTGTCTCTCCCAACCATCGGGACATTTGTAGTGTGTCTTGGTCGGCGGGAGAAGAAGACACGTATTTAGAAGTGACACGTGTGTAGCTGCGTGGTGCGTTGGAAATTAAAACAGAATTTAAAAACACAGGAGTCTGGGGGTGTTGTGCTTTACGTTGCGAGTTAGTAGTATGCGGTTTCTCGGTCTTGTACGTGTTGGCCTCTGTGGTTGCGACACCTCATGGTTACGAGGAAGATGCGTACTACGTGGCGATGCCTCACGTAATGACGTATCGTCGTCGCATGTGATATGGctattttttacaatttgtttattgttttgatcGTTCGTTACATGAAAATTACTCGTCGGTCGTTATATGTTCCGTGACGTATCCAACTATCACTTAGATTAGTACGATTAAAAtactctttatatttttttcatttaaaaggGTCAAACTTAATCTCACATAAACCGAGCAACTAGCTTGCCTGCTCATCTCACATAACTAATTAGTGTGACAATTACCCAAGGAATATTCGTCACTTGGGAATCAAATTGAAAATAGCCAGGATTATGCAGTTGGATTATGTGAATACTATCTATCATTTTCGTTGGATTATTTAAACGTAAGGAGTAAGGACAAACatagaaacacacacacataaacgAGTGTGGTAAATTTAAATGTAACCAGTACAGATGGTACGAtgacagacaaaaaaaaagggtgagTATGAACAAGTTGTATCAAACGCAATTGAAACACAAATAAACCCACTACCAAGCCCCGAGCGAATTTTAGTGGCCTCCTTGATCGATGGATCCACTGTCTAAGATTAACTACGTACTTAATCAGATATAGCTATTTTATGCTTGCATACTTTCCCTTTTTAGCTtgtaatatttgttaaaaattaatatacgatacattcaacaaaaaaaaaactctatcaaacaaaaatgaaccaactaattattattttccaaaaaaactgTATCTTTTATCGGACCCAAAATTTGCAATTTCACCGACTAATTTACTTTCACTTTCGATTAGTTAGTAATATTCATCGAAAACGTGTTAGATTAATAATGCATGAGAACAACTGAGAATATGGCACAAAAGGGTAGCCGCAACTGCAAAGAACACAAATGGGATACAAACGCCGACAGTAACTCCGGAAAATCTCACTGGCGGAACCAAACAACCGTGAGCCGTCCTAGTTTATTATAGGTTTTAAGGTAAATtgatgatttctttttcttctttttttttttttttttttttttttttctttttttttcctttcaaattttattgtaCGAAACCTTTTtcctatgttttaaaatatttagggTTTGAGACCCGTAATAACggttttgttatttgttgttatgcttacaattaaaataaaagataattacttaatattgtaaaataataaaagtaaaatgaaaGAGGTGATGCATGGATGGGAGTCCCAAAGAGAATCGAATCAGCccagttcc comes from Camelina sativa cultivar DH55 chromosome 19, Cs, whole genome shotgun sequence and encodes:
- the LOC104765398 gene encoding late embryogenesis abundant protein 76-like is translated as MASNQQSYRAGETRGKAQEKTGQAMGTMRDKAEEGRDKTQATAQSAKDKTSQTAQTAQQKAHETAQAAKDKTSQTAQTAQQKAHETTQAAKEKTSQAGDKAREAKDKTGSYMSETGEAIKNKGQDAAQYTKETAQGAAQYTKETAEAGRDKTGGFLSQTGEQVKQMAMGAADAVKHTFGMATEEEDREHFPGSTTTTTATTRTTDPTHQTYQRK